In Vulpes lagopus strain Blue_001 chromosome 4, ASM1834538v1, whole genome shotgun sequence, the DNA window AGTAGCTAAACCACATCTCCTGCTTACCGCTCTAGGCCAGGGGCAAGGTGAGCGGGGGTGTATCCTCTCCTTCATTCTGTTCTACTCTCCCCTGCTCACGTTGCTTCTGCTTTATACTCGTCCACTCTATTGCACCATGCACTCAACAGGCAGTTGGTTATGAAGCACATGTCAGGTACCAGGTACTGGGCAGGCATATAATAGTGAGTGGAACATAAACATTGTCTCCCACTTGGGGAACTTAGAATTCCATTGGGAAGACCAAGTCACTAAAAACATATGTAATAACTTGGGAAAGATGTGatgagagaattttaaagattgCATAAGGAAGACAACAGTTCCAGGGCACTTCTAGGGAGATTCCCCAGCGTCATGACACTGAGGTCAGGGAGGTCATTCCTGGGTGGAGGAGAGGAGTATTCCAGGCAGACGGAGCAGGGCAAGTGAAGGCATCAAGAGCCAAGAGCATTGGGCCCTGAAGGGAGGCCAACCCTACCACTCGGGGCGGCTAAGACCCAGGGTTCCACATGAGGTAGAAGGGGGCCCAGAGTCAGGGCACCTCAGCTTTGAAGTCCTTGGTAAGGGGCAGACTTGGATTTAACCAAAAGTAATAGCAAATGGTTTTAGGGATTTTGAGAAGATTTTGAGTGccaactaacattttttttttaatcatgctgGAAGAGAATCAGATGGTGGAGTCCATGAGCTAGGACAGCGGCGGGAGGAGATGGTTAGGAAAACCACCACCGTGGGCCTGTTTTTCGAGTGCTCTAGGGCATTCTCTACAGTTGGTTCAGGTGCTCCTGCCAAACTGCCTAAGTCGCACCTCCCGGTCCTCAGACACAATTAATCACTCTGACTTATTCTGTTATTCAGTGAGAAGTGAATTTGACACAGACAAGATATGTGGTTATGGGACTGCCCGCTGCCGGAGGACTTGTAAAACAGAGGAATCCAGCATTGGAATATGCCCCAATGTCTATGCATGCTGTTTGAAAAAGATGAACACCAACCCACTGAATCCTGTGACACACTGAAACCCGGTGGTGCCTGGTCTTCAGAGCAGCTGACAGCTGGATCTGTGAGCCTTCCCGTCCTGAGACCTCACAGCTAGAATATTCCCAGCAGCAGCCACTAATTTGATAATTGAGAATTTGCTGTACCttcacccagtgcagagccaatGTAGGAGCCCCAAGATGGCCTTCTGCAGTGGGATAAGGGAGAAAAGCAACGTGGGTTAAGTGAGAGTTTCAACACCTTAACAGTCAAAccagaaaaaatacatttcattgaCCACAAGCCTaagtgaacatcttttttttaaaaaaacctgaattGTATCAACTTACCTTGATagcattagttttcttttctgatcaGAAGTTTTGCTCAGCAGTTATGTATGTCTTTTGTTaattaaaatggggaaataaatcAATATTAAGTTGCAATTCATTTGGCATACACTGTAATTCAAAGCACAGACTTCCAGGGAGCGAAACAGAAGAGATGCTATGTGATAACCAAAGGCTAACCCCCCCTGGATGTCCCTAGAGGGTCACCTCCTGCAGACAGCAGCACAGAGCAGCTCTGCTAAGGGACATGCAGGGCTAGGGAGGGAAAGATGTGTAGGGGACTATCGgatcaggctcacaaagatcccaGAAATGTGGAGGTGAAAGGGAAccagagataaagaaacaaaccagACCATCCTGCCCTAGGTGTCATAGGTGGGGTCTTGTTAGAACAGCtactgtgaccaacaaagaatcaccagaccctaaaaaggaagtaagccattgaAAGTGTTAAccctagtccttactcaatggtgagaTCAATAGAGGTGtgaaaaggatttaggttccctggttggctttcaataaaagaccagaCCGGCCCTACAAGCCCTCAGGAGCAGCACTGTCAGGATCCCTTTCACTCCTGAGACCTCCCTGTATCCTTGCTTACTAAATTTCCCTGGCTTTATTCACTCTCCTTTGtcttccagattcattctttgactcctcGCTGAGACAAGAACTTCCCTCCCTCATCCTGCTTAATTGCCACCATGTAGACTCATTGTCTTGAGATCTGATAAACAAAAAGGAGTCATAAAATATTTGACTTTCCTTTCCAAACCTTCTTTCAGGATGAGCAAATGGTCTGTGGGGAGAAGCTTCTCTCCATAAAAGTAGCCCTCCCCATAAATGACCAGGAATGATAACATAAGGCGAACATCATTATTTTCAAACACCTAGAGAAATAATCATCTAGCCCATGAATGccaattaataatattaattattttaatttcatggaGTAATAGCCAAAGAacaaagtcagatttttttattctgctgTCCCCAAAATTAGCAATATATatactattaatatatattaatattatatattatataatatacaatatgatattatatatttataattatatattaatatatataattttcaatacATGTACAAAACAACAGTACTATGACTATACctggaaaaaatcaaaacaaatccCTTATTACAACCGAATAGTCGATCAGTGTTCAAATGGTCCTGGTTGTTTCCTAAGTGCTTTTGTCAGAACTGATTTCTTAGACTTGGGGCACTAAAAGGTCCGTCCACACACTGTGTTTGGTTGTCGGCCTCCGAGGCCTCCTTTGTGGGCGTCGTACCATTGCTGTTCCACCTGTAAAATTCTGTGTTGAACATCCCGTGCAGAGATGAGCCTCTGATCTCACCAGGGCAGTTACGGGGGCAGGAGAGCCTGTAAAGCAGCTCCTGGGGAGGCAACACCCTAGATGCCAGGTTGCGGAATGTGCTTTAGGACAATCTAACATCAATTTTAAGTTGTTTCTTGTCCTGCGTTGGTGTCGCCCTTCATGAATTTCACACACTGTATTTTCTGAGGTACTTTCGTGTGCATAATCTCCTTTGATCCTCATGATAAGTTAGTGAGACAAGAGACATCACCCCGACCTTCTTTAGATGTggaaacaaaggcacagagaggcgAGTGCCTTTCCCAGTCGGTCAGGATATTAGGCAGGACCAGGCAGGATCACTCCCACACCCCAGGCTCAAAACTGCAGCAGCACAGCATGCTGAGCTGGAATTCCAGCTCCCACTTAGCAGATCACCTCAGGACAGTGTCTACCTTGATTCCTCCATGGGTGATACGGCCACTCAACATGTACAAGCATAGAGTCACCTTCTGGCCCCTTCCTACAATTTCCTTTGGTCTCTTTAATTTtcaattgaacatttttttcaagagagaggCCATGCTGTGCTTCCCTATGACAATAGAGAGACGCAGACTTTTATTAACTCCACAAATAGTAATGGTCAGGGTGATGATAGCAAACAGAGGGAAAAACTATCTCACCATCAGGAGAGAAAATTAGAGTTACCTTACAACCTGGTTTGTCCTGAGGAGCCTCAGGTTTCACTTGCTGTCCTGGTGTCCCAACCTTTCACTCTGGAAAGGGATTGGATTCTGAAATAGCCCCCAACCTACACTCATGTATAATCCATATAGTCACATTGATGAATTGCTGCTCTAAGCACTGATGGAAATTACAAAGTCACACTATTTTAATTTCATGGAGTAATAGCCGAAGAacaaagtcagattttttttttattctgctgtCCACAGAATTAGCAAGAAATATTTGAGGTAATATATACACATCCAGAAACTCAAAAACATGACTACTTTTCTGAAGGGTGGATACAGAGTTGAAGGCTGAGGTTTAAAATGGAAGACCAATAATCATGTGAAATTAGCCTAATGAAGATcaacagaaagaataaaggagTTCGAGGGGCATTTTGTAattctaatttatatattatgtatgatTTGAAGTTGAGACAAAGAGTGGGGCAAACATCTGGATAAGCAGATCTGCCACTGGGTCCTTACCAGAAAAAAGAAGCATGCAAACAATCAGCCCTGGCCTATCCCTTTTTCGCCTCTCACTCACGTGGTATTCCATAAAATCCTGTAAGACACAGATATGAGGTGTTGAGGGATGTGCCCGCAGAATATCTCTGGTGATGTAGCCTCCACTTCATTTGGCCCATTTACTTCATTCAAATGAATCAAGATTTCCCATACTAAGCAGTTTAAAACGATACTCTTCATTAGTTGcatggacaaaaataaataataataataattaataattagagTATTTGGGGCTCCACTATCCTTCTCCTCGGGATAGATGTGGTTTTCAGTAGGTAAACTGTTTTATGGTTTTCCTAGAACACAGAATGCTAGCAGAAGGGGACTAGAGCCCAGAACATGGCCCTGTCGGCACAAATGTAACACCAACTGCCTTTCTAATGATTTCGCCCAGCTTTGTTGATCAAAGAACAGAACCAGCTTTTCACCAGCCCCTGCTTTTTAAGGTTGTTCTTTTATCAAGTATCGGGCAGGACTTCTTTTATCTTCAGATCTGGACACAGGAAGTGAGATGTGACTATCTTTggctcaatttcctcatccaaTTAGATGTAATGATTTTAATGAATTAGAGCATTCCTTTAGCAGAGTAATGGTAATCAAAATATTGTTATATGATTCATGATTCATCACTATTTATGTCTGGATATTTGactgggatttcttttttcttcttacagGGAAGGCAAACATCTGTAGAAATAAGTTGTGTATATACACTAAAATTTGCGTCTTTGATAAAAGATTCcaattcctagaaataaatataaatacaactgTAAACATAGCTTTTGGGCTAGAATATAAAAGTAACGTGGTACTGGTGAGGGGATAAGAGCATCTGTATTTGGAGTTAGGATCAGAGAAACTTCTTATCTGCTGCTTGATCATCTACTTTCTCCCAGCATCTAATTGTGAGCACCTGGTGGCCTTGGTGACTAGCGACTCTTATCAGGGACCCATTGCCTCCTGTCTCTACTAGTGTCTTCAACATCCTCTGTGAATTGAACATTTTCTAATGCCTAAAAATCAACAATGTGAATGATCTTACGCTAGCACCTCTGTGTTCTATAATATTGAATTTGCCCCAAGCCCCGGAGGAAAGGCCACAGCATGATGACCCTGGGGCCCTGTGCATATTTATTGGTAGCTCCAAACCTTCTCTACTTCCCTCTTGCTTTCCTGGATGCTCAAGCTCCTACTGGGGCCACTGTTGCCTTCTTCATCTGCTTCCACCTCTCTTCAGGGAGAagataataattttcatttatactAATGATCTCAGGTATTTTCTTTGGACCAAAATGTGCCTGAAAATAAGACACATGTGACAAGCATTACCCTTTCCAACATCTCTGGAGCTGTATCCAAAGTTTGATGGTTATAACACGGGTCAAACCAAAGTCCGTGTTTCTCTGGTCTCATCCAGGACACACTTCCTGGGGTGTGTGCCCCTGAGATAATGCAGCAACATAAAACTCATGACTGCTAGAAAGaagaagatggaagagaagaggaagaagagcctTTGGCGTAGTTATTACCAGAAGAGAAAACTCAGCATCAATTACAGCATTTTTAGTTTTAAGCAGAATTGAATTGGACCCCATGGCAGTAATAGCCAAgtgtctgaaaataaaagaatggaaaggattaaaagcaaaaatgaggaggataaaaagagatgaaggagaggcagaggagaccaAGAAACAGGGggagacaaaaaaacaaagaatccagtctagaagtgggcagaagacatgagcagagatttctccagagaagacctacagatggccaacggGCACGTGaagaaatgctccacatcactagtcaccagggaaatacaaatcaaaaccacaacacaataccacctcacaccagtgagaatggggaaaattaacaagacaggaaaccacaaatgttggagaggatgcggagaaaagggaaccctcctgcactgttggtgggaatgtgaactggcgcagccactctggaaaactgtgtggaggttcctcaaagagttaaaaatagacctgccctacgacccagcaattgcactgttggagtttaccccaaagatacagatgcagtgaacctaaggggcacctgcaccccagtgttcatagctgCAATGTCCtctatagccaaactgtggaaggagcagacatgtccatctacagatgaatggataaggaagatgtggtctgtgtacaCAGTGGAATAGttctcagccatcagaaaggatggtACCTACAATTTACAacacggatggaactggagggcattatgctgaatgaaataagtccgtcggagaaagacagttatcatatggtgtcactcatatgtggaatataaaaaatagtgaaagggaccataagggaaaggagggaaactgagtcgggaaaaaaatcagagacggagataagccatgagagactcttaactctgggaaataaagaggatcactggaggggaggtgggtgggggatggggtaactgagtgatgggcattaaggaggactgtgatgggatgagctctgggtgtcacactatatgttggcaaattgaatttaaattaaaaaagacataGGGGGAGAGATTCAGGGggagaaagcagaaatgaaatCTGGAATCACTTTGGAACCACCTGTACACCTTCAGGAAATAACCCAACGTGTTTTATGGTTTCTTGCCTGATATTTTACACTGAAATAAATGTCCAGAAGACTGGATAGAAGCACCCTGGCAGCCATATTCACGTCTCCATCTCGACACCTAATAACCCTCCAATAAGCACTTGAGGGAAGTGGTGCTTTTTTGGTTAAGGGCACCTGTTTTGAcctcttccctctttctgctcctcttctcTTGCCCTGTAGTTCTCATGCACCAAACCCACCCAGGGCACTCAGGCGTGTTATGTACTTCCTGAGGGAAGTGGCTCCACTGTTTGTTCCGCTAGCAGTGGGAGAATAATGCATCCCCATGTGTCCTCTGTGACCCAGCGACTATTCCAGAATGCAGCTCTTCCCCTGCTTCAGGCCCCCTCCACACAGCCCAGGGCTATAAAGGGAGCCCTGCTGCCCATCCACCAGCACCTTCTCAGCCGGCAGTCCCCTTGGCGACATGAAGtcacctctctctcccctcatcaGCTTTCTCCTTGTGGCCCTAATGTTTCCAGGTAAATGGGAATTGTGACCCGGTCCTGGGGCCAGGGTCTCTCTTCAATGACCATGTCCAGGCTGGGTGTCCAGGCTGGGCAGTGAGGTGCTAAGCCCTGCAAGTGAGCTTCCTGGCAGGGTTTGGGGGTTTAGGAGTCTCTTGGCTGGGTTTGTAGTTTGTAAGTGACAATTTCAATATGCTGTTGGCACCGGCTTCCCAGGAGACCAGTTTCCAACCCTGACTACACTTTCTTATCCTTTTAATATTCACCTGCTCCTTATAAGGAAGGACAGGCTGCATCACAAGGAACCTTAAATTTTAGGGAGTCTCAATGACTATTTGGTGATAACCTAGGGGAAGGCTTCGCTTGGCTTCCATCAGGTACTCAGGCTCCATTGCCCACCCTCTTTGATCGTCACTCACCTCTCCTCtgtctcatgcacacacacacacaaagaacatTTGCCTCTTTCATCTCATTGTccacttgctctttttctttacAGCTTTATAGAGATATAATTAGTGTACAAAAATGGGCTCATAGTTCATGTGTACAGTTCGGTCAGTTTGTTTGCAAACACCCATGGTACCATCACTACAGCCAAGGAAATAGCCACATGCAACACCTCCCACAGTTTCCTTGTGTCCCTTcgcatgtgtgtgtttctgtgtgtgtgtgtgtgtgtgtgtgtgtgtgataagaacacttaacaaaAGATCTATACTCTTAAACTTTAAAGTGCACAATACTGTATCATTACATGCAGGTACCATGCTATACAGATCTCTGACACACAGCCATGTTGCAGGATCCAAACTTTACACCCATCGAGCAGCAACCGCAtgtctcccctccaccctccacgtTCCCTCACCCCCTAGACTGATGCACCACATCTTCCTGGGTCTGCTCAAGAGAGAGCTCTGAAAATGCTCTGCTGTGTATTTACTGCGAAACAGGACCATACAGGACCAGAAATATTAACCACCAAGGTATGGAGGGTCCCAGAGAACCTTGGGAAGAGTCTCCTGGACAAGGAAAAAACGAGTCTTACTTGCTACACCACCGAGAAAAACGTCGCCTCTTACCACGCACCCCCCCTTACCTGGGTAAGTAAAAAAAAGGGGTGTGATAAGTCCCTCCACTCTGGGAATgtttgatgaatggatagataggaAGGTGtctgggcaggtggggagggccaTGCAGTGGTTGAGATAAGGATGGACTGTGTTTATGAAAATAGGGGATAGATGGCTCGGGCTGCCTCATCTGTTAGAAAGGTCTAGGAGTCTGACAGCCTCCTCTGAAGGATGACTGAGGGTCCCATGAGACTTCGGAGCATGAGGGCCAAAGAGGTAAAAGTATTCAATAATCTCTGACTTCACCCACACCAGATAGCCAGAGGAGATGATACCAAGCAAGACACCCTCCTCCTGCTAGGTGGGAACCCCACTCCTTTGGCCCTCAAGAATTTGCTGAATACTTGCTAAGTGCCAGGTGAACAATGACCACATAGGGATTGCCCCAGGACAGGTGCAGAGGATGGGCTGCTGGGATGAGGAGTACAGGAAGTGACAAATCCAAAGAGCCCTCAGCCACTTTTCTGGTCAGTCCTGACTCCCCGTGTGGAACCAGCTTCCAATCCATAGGGACCTAGAGGAGGCATCATTTCCAAGATGCTTCCTTAATCCCAAATTCATTCCTGACCCTGAACCAGGGAATAAGAAGCTGGACACACAGTGGGCAAGAGCAGGGAACCCACATGAGGGAGTTGGCAAAGGGAAGCCAGTGATTCAAATCCTGCAACCTCATTCCCTGCGTTGTCTTCTCCTCACTTTGATCCCTTTGGAGGTGGCCCTGGGTTTCCAGGGACTCCCTAGTCTGGTTCTCCTCCCGAGGGAAGGGAACGAGAAAATACTATGATTGCACAACATATATGTGAACAGTACGAGGCAATGGTCCTTTATTCTAATAGCAAATCTATCTAATAGCAAGTGAGACAGGGTTATTATTCCCACTTGATTTATGTGAGAATTGAGGAGATGTAAAATAAATTGTCCGAGGTCAATGGTGAATGGTAGTCAAGGGTAGAACCTTCAAGAATTTAAGCCAGGCTTCCCAGTGCTTTCCTCTAGGAAGCTGTCCCCATGCACTCCTTCGAACACATacccatttctctcttcccttggaTATTCCGTGCTCACTTCCTGCCTTGGTCTCTCACGGTGCATTTTTACTTGCTCTTCTTACTTGTAATTTCCATCCTGTGTGTGGAGACTCGTCACGTTCATGCTGGCTCTGAATCTGTCCCTTCCAGCCCAGTGCCACACACACGGAATGAAACACTAAccacctctgcctctttccccgaCTCAGAAAAGAGGCAATTAAGAGAGAGAATGTCCTCCACAACAAGTATTTTTGCAGTACAattttcctaaacatttttatttccctactGGTTTTCTATTTCCCACTTTATTTGAAAGTGTTGGGAAAATATTAATTATGAAGAAAATTCTCTTAATTGCTCCTTCTCTGAATTGGGAAAAAGAGTCTCATTACTTCCTATATTGGCATCATACCTCGATCTGTGTCTAGAAAACACAGTATCCCCAAaggatccttttttaaaatatttatttatttattcattagagacagagagagagagagagagagaagagagaggcagaggcataggcagagggagaagtaggctcttcgcagaagcccgatgcgggactcgatcccggatcccgggatcacgacctgagcccaaagcagcctcccaactgctgagccacccagacgtccccaagAGTATCTTAAATATTGATAAGTAAAGTAAGAGAATACATCCTAAAATGCTTAGTGAGCTGTAAAAGTCTCTGTTAGACTGGCATCAAGCTATCTTAGCCACATTTCCCACCATTATCCATCATCGCCATAGTCCTCAAGCCGTGCCTATGATTCCTAGAAAACACTCCactctttcatgtcttttttcgagatcttatttatttatgtatgtatttattcatgagagacacacagagagaggcagagatgcaggcagagggagaagcaggctccctgtggggagcccgatcccaggaccccaggatcatgccctaagctgaagacagatgctcaaacactgagccacccaggcgtccctccagtCTTTCACGTCCTTGCACAGCTCTGTGGAGCATGTCTAGCCTTAGTTCAAGACCCATTTAGATGCCACATTTAACATCCATTTAAATTTAATCATCTCTGTGAccttttttctgttctctatgtTCCCAGATCACTGTGCACACTCAACTATGCATTgattacattgaatttaaatatatgattatgTGTCTGTTCCCCTGCCAGACCAAGAGTTCCTGATCCAGAGGATGTCCCCTAACTGTCATAGCAGGCTACAATGTCCTGCATCATTCTAACTTGAAGGAATGAGCAAGTGAATTAATTTACCAAGAGAATAGACATCTGTAGGGCCCCGTCCATCTGtattcttgtctttctctctatgacctcctctctctttcaagaGTTTTTAACTTTCCGTATGTAACAACATGTTTAACAAAGTATGGAAACAGAATTTTTAGATGAGAGTCAGAACACTGGTCAGTAGGGAGGCAGACCACCCCCCAGCGAGGACGTAACCAAAATCCAGCGAAACAAGCCTTAAATCCTAGGGCCACTCGCTCATGGAGAGGCCCCTCTTTCTCCTGAGGGCAAAGGCCTGGAGCCCCTGCTCTTAGGGAGATGGGTTTcaaaaggcttcctggagggcagccccggtggctcagtggtttagtgccatcttcagcccagggtgtgatcctggagacccgggatcgagtcccacatcgggctccctgcatggagcctgcttctccctctgcctgtgtctctgcccctctctatgtgtgtgtctctcatgaataaataaataaaatattttttaaaaaggcttcctggagaactTAACATGTGTCTCCTGCTGTAGGATGAGGCTACAGGAGGAATGCATTGCTTCTGCCTCCAAAACCCACAAGTAGTTGTTGCTCAGGTGAGCTTCACCAGCAGCTGGTGCTACTTTGGAATAGGCCTGTCAGTTGCTTGGTACAGGGTCTCAGTTATGCTGGATGAATAATTCTAGAAACCCACCGTACGTACAAGTGCCTGTGGTTAACAATGCCGCATCGTGTGTTTGAAACTACATGGAGAGGCTAGATCTTGTGTTAAGTGCTCTTATGacaagaaaaaccaaaataaaccaaaatatggaaatgaaGAGATACAAGGAGACCTTTGTAGGTGATAGGTAGGTTTGCTGccctggtggtggtgatggtaccATGGGGCTGTGCAGATGTCCAAACGCATCCGATTGTTCACATTCAACCTGTGCAGGTTTTGTACATTTATGTGCATCTATAGGGAAGGATGGCTACTGGTCAAAATGAAGTgacaagaaataattttaattgatcAATTGACTCATCAATCTAGGCATTTAATCCGTCTGAAGGTCCCAGCTCAGATCGGTGGCGGAGCTCATGATGAGCAGAGCAGCCTCAGCGTGGGGTCCATCAGCAGGGTCCCCAGCCAGCCACGTACTGC includes these proteins:
- the LOC121488893 gene encoding sperm-associated antigen 11B-like encodes the protein MKSPLSPLISFLLVALMFPGPYRTRNINHQGMEGPREPWEESPGQGKNESYLLHHREKRRLLPRTPPYLEPEPDFKIVNCKKSEGYCQEYCNYMETQVGYCLKKKYACCLHQNVLV
- the LOC121489463 gene encoding beta-defensin 104A-like, with the protein product MKHMSVRSEFDTDKICGYGTARCRRTCKTEESSIGICPNVYACCLKKMNTNPLNPVTH